CTGCTGCCGCCGGGCGAGACATTGCCGACAGGCGAACTGCGCGCCCTGACGGACGAAGCATTGGCCAGGCGCATCGCCGCCATGCCGCGCCTGCCACTGACCCACGCAGCCCGCAAGCGCATGTCCCTGGCTGGCGCCCAGCACAAGCTGGCCGTGGTGCTCAAAGGCGGCGAGCTGTATGAACCGGTCGGCGACGCACCCTCGACGCATATTCTCAAGCCGGATCACCCCGAGCGCGCCTTCGCCCATTCGGTGATCAACGAGTGGTTCTGCATGCGCCTGGCCGCCCGCGTCGGTGTGGCCGTGCCCAACGTCAGCCGTCATTACGTGCCCCAGCCGGTCTATCTGATCGAGCGCTTCGACCGCCAGGCACAGGGCGACACCTGGCAACGCCTGCACAGCATCGACGCCTGCCAGATGCTCGGCCTGGATCGTCATTTCAAGTACCAGGCCGGCAGCATCGAACGCCTGGTTCAGCTATTGGGGCTGACCACAGCTCCGGCAGTGGCGCGTACCCGTCTGTTCAACTGGCTGCTGTTCAACCTGCTGATCGGCAATACCGACGCCCATCTGAAGAACATCAGCTTTCTGGTCGGCCCACGCGGCCAGCAGTTGGCGCCGTTCTATGACCTGTTGAGCACCGCCGTCTACGAAACCCGCGCCTTCGAGCAGGATCGCTGGCCGCAGGCGACCACCCTGGCCTGGCCGCTCCTCGGCGAATCGCACCTGGCACGTATCGACCGCCAGCACCTGCTCGATGCCGCCGAAGCGCTGGGCCTGAAACGCTCCCCGGCCAACGCGCAGTTGCAGCGCATGCAGGGGCGCATCGTCGCGCACGCCGACGAATTGCTGGAACAGACAGAGCGGGAAAATGCCGGGCTGGCAGCCGAACGCCCAGAGCTACGCGCCACCTTTGCTGGTGAGATGCGTTGCCTGCGCGCAATTCGGGCGCTGGTAGCGGAGCAGGCCGCTCGGCTGCAATAAACACTGAGGTGCATAAAGAATCGCCATTTTCTTTACGCGTAGCACTCAGCGCTCGACGCATAAAGAAAATGGCGATTCATGAGACTGCTTGCTGGGCGGTTTGCTGTACAGCGCACTGCCGCACAGACAGCCCCCGGCGGGCTGTTCGCGTCGATGTTCGGCGTCAGGCCTGTAGCCTGGGTGGAGCGGAGCGATACCCGGGGCAGCGTTTCCCGGGTTTCGCGGTGCTCAACCCAGGCTACTTATCGGCTCGGTTTATGCGCAGGCGCGTTTTGCCGCCCCCTCAATCCAGCAAACTGCGATACATCACATAACAATCCACCAAACCATGCCGAGCGTGACGGTAGGCCTTGGGCAGGGTGCCGACTATCTCGAAACCGTGCTTCTGCCACAACGCCACGGCCACCGTATTGGTGGCCACCACGCTGTTGAACTGCATGGCGCTGAAACCCAGCTCGCGCGCCACTTCCAGGGAATGGGCGCAGAGCCGGCTGGCGATGCCGCGACCACGTGCGGCTGGGGCGGTCATATAGCCGCAGTTGCAGACGTGGTCGCCGGGCCCGGCGGCATTGGCCTTGATGTAGTAGGTGCCGAGAATCTGCCCACCCTCTTCGGCAACGAAGGTGGCGCGCGGCAGCTCGACCCAGAGTTTCCAGGCTGTTTCACGATCCATGTCGGGGTCATAGGCGTAGGTTTCCTGCGCCTGTACCACGTCACGGATGATCGGCCAGACCTGGTCGAAATCTGCAGCCTCGATGGGGCGGATGATCAGTGCGTCGCTCATTGGTCGTACCCCTCGGCCAGGTGCTGATCCTTGAGTTTCACGTAGTTGCCCGCCGTGTAGCTGAAGAAGTTGCGCTCCTTGTCGGTCAGAGGGCGAGCCTGTTTCACCGGGCTGCCGACGTACAGATAGCCGCTTTCCAGGCGCTTGCCCGGCGGCACCAGGCTGCCTGCGCCGATGATCACGTCATCCTCGACCACTGCACCGTCCATGACGATGCTGCCCATGCCCACCAGGATGCGGTTGCCCAGGGTGCAGCCATGCAGGGTGACCTTGTGCCCGACGGTCACTTCGTCGCCGATGATCAGCGGGAAACCCTCCGGGTTGAACGGGCCGGCGTGGGTGATGTGCAGCACGCTGCCGTCCTGCACGCTGGTGCGCGCACCGATGCGGATGCGGTGCATGTCGCCACGGATCACGGTCAGCGGCCACACCGAGCTGTCCTCGCCCAGCACCACGTCGCCGATGACCACGGCGCTGGCGTCGACGAAGACGCGCTCGCCCAGTTGCGGGAGGTGCTGTTGGTATTTGCGAATGGCCACGATAGAGGCTCCTGGGCTGCGAGAAAGCTTGATTGTAATTAAGATGCCCCCATGTCTGTTGTCAGCATGCTGGATTCTCGGATGCCAGCCACCTCAACACCGCCTTCCTTCGCCACAGGTATCTCGTCGTGACCGCGAACAACCCCCTGCTGCAAGACTTCGACCTGCCGCCCTATTCGCAGATCAAACCGGAACACGTCGAACCCGCCATCGACCAGATCCTGGCCGACAGCCGCGCTGCCATCGTCACCCTGCTCGAACAACAGCAGGCCAAGCCGAGCTGGGACGGCCTGGTGCTGGCCCTGGACGAGTTGGGCGCGCGCCTGGGCCGCGCCTGGAGCCCGGTGAGCCACCTCAACGCGGTGTGCAACAGCCCCGAACTGCGCGCCGCCTATGAAGCCTGCCTGCCCAAGCTGTCGCAGTACTGGACCGAAATGGGCCAGAACAAGCCGCTGTTCGACGCCTATGACGCGCTGGCCAAGAGCCCGGCAGCCGAAGGCTTCGACGTGGCGCAGAAGACCATCCTCGAGCACGCCCTGCGTGACTTCCGCCTGTCCGGCATCGATCTGCCGGTCGAGCAGCAGAAGCGCTATGGCGAAATCCAGATGCGTCTGTCCGAGCTGACCAGCAAATTTTCCA
The genomic region above belongs to Pseudomonas sp. GOM7 and contains:
- a CDS encoding GNAT family N-acetyltransferase, with protein sequence MSDALIIRPIEAADFDQVWPIIRDVVQAQETYAYDPDMDRETAWKLWVELPRATFVAEEGGQILGTYYIKANAAGPGDHVCNCGYMTAPAARGRGIASRLCAHSLEVARELGFSAMQFNSVVATNTVAVALWQKHGFEIVGTLPKAYRHARHGLVDCYVMYRSLLD
- a CDS encoding HipA domain-containing protein, which codes for MKRELLAWIGDRLMGHLYDDNGVWSFRYAHDWGAFDLCPNLPRARGTILDNSSQRPVQWYFDNLLPEEGQRQLLAADARLEASDAFALLAYYGAESAGSLTLLPPGETLPTGELRALTDEALARRIAAMPRLPLTHAARKRMSLAGAQHKLAVVLKGGELYEPVGDAPSTHILKPDHPERAFAHSVINEWFCMRLAARVGVAVPNVSRHYVPQPVYLIERFDRQAQGDTWQRLHSIDACQMLGLDRHFKYQAGSIERLVQLLGLTTAPAVARTRLFNWLLFNLLIGNTDAHLKNISFLVGPRGQQLAPFYDLLSTAVYETRAFEQDRWPQATTLAWPLLGESHLARIDRQHLLDAAEALGLKRSPANAQLQRMQGRIVAHADELLEQTERENAGLAAERPELRATFAGEMRCLRAIRALVAEQAARLQ
- a CDS encoding gamma carbonic anhydrase family protein, which produces MAIRKYQQHLPQLGERVFVDASAVVIGDVVLGEDSSVWPLTVIRGDMHRIRIGARTSVQDGSVLHITHAGPFNPEGFPLIIGDEVTVGHKVTLHGCTLGNRILVGMGSIVMDGAVVEDDVIIGAGSLVPPGKRLESGYLYVGSPVKQARPLTDKERNFFSYTAGNYVKLKDQHLAEGYDQ